In Duganella zoogloeoides, a single genomic region encodes these proteins:
- a CDS encoding methyl-accepting chemotaxis protein, with amino-acid sequence MKNSTQELTCLDHETRLATAMSVLDAINRVQAVIEFQLDGTIVHANQNFLAAVGYTLEEIVGQHHRIFCEPGYAASSEYQQFWQHLGDGEFHSGEFKRRAKGGRDIWIAASYNPVLGPDGKPVKVIKFATDITAQKIAAAEFKGKRDAVNRVQAIIEFDLHGRVLTANDNFLNVMGYALEEVEGQHHRIFCDSAFVHSPEYLAFWERLGRGEFNAGEYRRVTKSGKDVWILASYNPIFDAEGKPVKVVKFATDITEQKKLSTESRGKLEALGRSQAVIEFDMRGHVLSVNHNFLRTMGYTEDEVVGAHHSMFCEEDLVKSAQYRNFWAALGQGEFQSGLFKRRGKHDADIWILATYNPILDINGKAYKVVKFAMDVTDQVQREMLVSEKVQAISSVLADLTRSIGVIADGSQQTAGLAGQTQAEAADGSKLLARSTDAIVAIQKSSGDVRDIIDTISDIASQTHLLAFNAAIEAARAGEHGYGFSVVANEVRKLAEKSAVATREIAKLINDTVNRVDEGTRLSGEVEAAFERIVRSVGRTSESIGQIHASTAAQANATHDASALLTELETITPKH; translated from the coding sequence ATGAAGAATTCCACTCAAGAGCTGACCTGCCTTGACCACGAAACCCGGCTGGCCACCGCCATGTCGGTGCTGGACGCCATCAACCGGGTGCAGGCAGTGATCGAATTCCAGCTCGACGGCACCATCGTGCACGCCAATCAAAACTTTCTCGCCGCCGTCGGTTACACGCTCGAGGAAATCGTCGGCCAGCACCACCGCATCTTCTGCGAACCCGGTTACGCCGCCTCGTCCGAGTACCAGCAATTCTGGCAGCACCTGGGCGATGGCGAATTCCACTCCGGCGAGTTCAAGCGCCGCGCCAAGGGCGGCAGGGATATCTGGATCGCCGCCTCGTACAACCCGGTGCTGGGCCCGGACGGCAAGCCGGTCAAGGTGATCAAGTTCGCCACCGACATCACCGCGCAGAAGATTGCTGCTGCCGAGTTTAAAGGCAAGCGCGACGCTGTCAACCGGGTGCAAGCGATCATCGAATTCGACCTGCACGGCAGGGTACTCACCGCCAACGACAACTTCCTCAATGTGATGGGCTATGCGCTCGAGGAAGTCGAGGGCCAGCACCACCGTATTTTCTGCGACAGCGCCTTCGTGCACTCGCCCGAGTACCTGGCGTTCTGGGAGCGGCTGGGGCGTGGCGAGTTCAATGCCGGCGAATACCGGCGCGTGACCAAAAGCGGCAAGGACGTGTGGATCCTGGCCTCGTACAACCCGATTTTCGATGCCGAGGGCAAGCCGGTGAAGGTGGTGAAATTCGCCACCGACATCACCGAGCAGAAAAAGCTCAGCACCGAGTCGCGCGGCAAGCTCGAAGCCCTCGGCCGCTCGCAGGCCGTGATCGAATTCGACATGCGCGGCCACGTGCTGTCGGTGAACCACAACTTCCTGCGCACCATGGGCTATACCGAGGACGAAGTGGTGGGCGCGCACCACAGCATGTTCTGCGAGGAGGACCTGGTCAAGAGCGCCCAGTACCGCAATTTCTGGGCCGCGCTGGGCCAGGGAGAATTCCAGTCGGGCCTGTTCAAGCGGCGCGGCAAGCACGATGCCGACATCTGGATACTTGCCACCTACAACCCCATCCTCGACATCAACGGCAAGGCCTACAAGGTGGTCAAGTTCGCGATGGACGTGACCGACCAGGTGCAGCGCGAAATGCTGGTCAGCGAAAAGGTGCAGGCGATTTCCAGCGTGCTGGCCGACCTGACGCGCTCGATCGGCGTGATTGCCGACGGCTCGCAGCAAACCGCCGGCCTGGCGGGCCAGACCCAGGCCGAGGCCGCCGACGGCAGCAAGCTGCTGGCGCGTTCGACAGATGCCATCGTGGCGATCCAGAAATCGTCGGGCGACGTGCGCGACATCATCGACACCATCAGCGACATCGCCAGCCAGACCCACCTGCTGGCCTTCAACGCCGCCATCGAGGCGGCGCGCGCCGGCGAACACGGTTACGGCTTTTCGGTGGTGGCCAACGAGGTGCGCAAGCTGGCCGAAAAATCGGCCGTCGCCACGCGCGAAATCGCCAAGCTGATCAACGATACGGTCAACCGCGTCGATGAAGGCACGCGCCTGTCCGGCGAGGTGGAAGCGGCGTTCGAACGCATCGTCAGGTCGGTGGGCAGGACCAGCGAATCGATTGGCCAGATCCACGCCTCCACCGCGGCGCAAGCGAACGCCACGCATGACGCCTCGGCGCTGCTGACCGAGCTCGAAACCATCACGCCCAAGCACTGA
- a CDS encoding ZIP family metal transporter, with protein MFRSSSFTPGRLLTAALIVGLCTLVLVRSPGVLAAMPPPVYHALIGGLWAAAATAVGTLPVLLSQSFSARTYDAALGLGGGIMLAATSFSLVLPAIAASKGAGNTPMAASLMVGGGILIGMLIVMLLERLVRSDNVLDNTRSDNANTLVRAWLFVGAVAIHNIPEGMAIGVGYAGVDLSKANALTTGIAIQDIPEGMVVAMALRVAGYGRLFSAALGTLSGVVEPIGAVIGALMIEASAALLPWGLAGAAGAMLYVICHDVVPEAQRRGNYGTASFSLVIGFIIMMVLDTAMG; from the coding sequence ATGTTCAGATCCAGTTCCTTTACGCCGGGCCGCCTGCTGACGGCCGCCCTGATCGTCGGACTATGCACGCTGGTGCTCGTGCGCAGCCCCGGTGTCCTCGCCGCCATGCCGCCACCGGTCTATCATGCGCTGATCGGGGGCCTGTGGGCGGCTGCCGCCACGGCGGTGGGCACCTTGCCGGTGCTGCTGTCGCAAAGTTTTTCGGCGCGCACCTACGATGCCGCGCTGGGCCTGGGCGGCGGCATCATGCTGGCCGCCACATCATTCTCGCTGGTGCTGCCCGCCATTGCCGCCAGCAAGGGCGCCGGCAACACGCCGATGGCAGCGAGCCTGATGGTGGGCGGCGGCATCCTGATCGGCATGCTGATCGTGATGCTGCTCGAACGCCTGGTCCGTTCCGACAACGTGCTCGACAACACCAGGTCCGACAACGCCAACACCCTGGTGCGCGCCTGGCTGTTCGTCGGCGCGGTCGCCATCCATAATATTCCCGAGGGCATGGCGATCGGCGTGGGCTACGCCGGCGTGGACCTGAGCAAGGCCAATGCACTGACCACTGGCATCGCCATCCAGGACATTCCCGAAGGCATGGTGGTGGCCATGGCGCTGCGCGTGGCCGGCTACGGCCGCCTGTTCTCGGCCGCGCTGGGCACCTTGTCCGGCGTGGTGGAGCCGATCGGCGCAGTGATCGGCGCCCTGATGATCGAAGCGTCGGCCGCGCTGCTGCCGTGGGGCCTGGCGGGCGCGGCGGGCGCCATGTTGTACGTGATCTGCCACGACGTGGTGCCCGAGGCCCAGCGCCGCGGCAACTACGGCACGGCATCGTTCTCGCTGGTGATCGGTTTCATCATCATGATGGTGCTCGATACGGCGATGGGATAA
- a CDS encoding hybrid sensor histidine kinase/response regulator, translating into MTVETSLVVQALPFAILVLDASPEFVILHGSDEYLAATMTSRADVIGRPLFEAFPASSSDADGPDRLCASLHEVLRTRRLHTMDLQRYDVPDRKGDGFIVKYWLPTNLPVLDADGQVVAIIHRVYDMTALVGGDNALPPGDPSEHVKRSFDDLKRVIEVVKEGERRRTAAEARATEAGERLDLAVQAGELGTFYCPMPMDKIYWNDTCKEHFFLPLDAEVDFDLFYARIHPDDRAHTQAAVEASVRDKQMYDVEYRVVAPDGRERWLRAKGRTYFDAHGAPTRFDGITLDISRQKQVEAELSRSNRQKDDFLAMLAHELRNPLAPISAAADLLAIAPPDPARIARMSEVLSRQARHMSGMLDDLLDVSRVTRGMVELDRVVVDCKHVVAAALEQVTPLIEQRGHRVHTHITHEGTLVLGDEKRLVQVLANLLGNAARYTPVSGRIEVALTVAGNNVVVSVADNGVGLDRELVPRIFELFVQAARTPDRAQGGLGLGLALVRSMVELHGGRVAAASPGEGQGATFTAWLPRHQAAPQDAAPVGGHRFDAAQPLKIVVVDDNVDAAWTLATCLRAIGHDVVEINSPKAALALAPEHAPDVFLLDIGMPEMDGRELARRLRAQPHTASARLIAVTGYANPEEADTPFDRYLVKPVDFPALARMLEQPA; encoded by the coding sequence ATGACAGTTGAAACTTCCCTTGTAGTGCAGGCCCTGCCGTTCGCCATCCTCGTGCTCGATGCTTCGCCCGAGTTTGTCATCCTGCACGGTTCCGACGAATACCTGGCCGCCACCATGACGTCCCGCGCCGACGTCATCGGCCGGCCGCTGTTCGAGGCCTTCCCGGCCTCGTCCAGCGATGCCGACGGCCCCGATCGGCTGTGCGCCTCGCTGCACGAAGTGCTGCGCACGCGGCGCCTGCACACCATGGACTTGCAGCGCTACGATGTGCCCGACCGCAAGGGCGACGGTTTCATCGTGAAATACTGGCTGCCCACCAATCTCCCCGTGCTCGATGCGGACGGCCAGGTGGTTGCCATCATTCACCGCGTGTACGACATGACGGCGCTGGTCGGAGGCGACAACGCCTTGCCGCCCGGCGATCCGTCCGAGCATGTCAAGCGGTCGTTCGACGACCTCAAGCGCGTGATCGAAGTGGTCAAGGAGGGCGAGCGGCGCCGCACCGCCGCCGAGGCCCGCGCCACCGAGGCCGGCGAGCGGCTCGACCTGGCGGTGCAGGCCGGCGAACTGGGTACCTTCTACTGCCCGATGCCGATGGATAAAATCTACTGGAACGACACCTGCAAGGAACATTTTTTCCTGCCGCTCGACGCCGAAGTCGATTTCGACCTGTTTTATGCGCGCATCCACCCCGACGACCGGGCCCACACGCAAGCAGCGGTCGAGGCAAGCGTGCGCGACAAGCAAATGTACGATGTCGAGTACCGCGTGGTGGCGCCGGACGGGCGCGAACGCTGGCTGCGCGCCAAGGGCCGCACCTATTTCGACGCCCACGGTGCGCCCACCCGGTTCGACGGTATCACGCTCGACATCAGCCGCCAGAAGCAGGTGGAGGCCGAACTGTCGCGCAGCAACCGCCAGAAGGACGATTTCCTCGCCATGCTGGCGCACGAGCTGCGCAACCCGCTGGCGCCGATCAGCGCCGCCGCCGACCTGCTGGCCATCGCGCCGCCCGACCCGGCCCGCATCGCCCGCATGAGCGAGGTGCTGTCGCGCCAGGCGCGCCACATGTCCGGCATGCTCGATGACCTGCTCGATGTCTCGCGCGTTACGCGTGGCATGGTGGAACTCGACCGCGTGGTGGTCGATTGCAAGCACGTGGTGGCTGCCGCGCTGGAGCAGGTGACGCCGCTGATCGAACAGCGCGGCCACCGGGTGCATACCCACATCACCCACGAGGGCACGCTGGTGCTTGGCGACGAGAAGCGCCTGGTGCAGGTGCTGGCCAACCTGCTGGGCAACGCCGCGCGCTACACGCCGGTCAGCGGCCGCATCGAGGTTGCGCTGACCGTGGCCGGCAACAACGTGGTGGTCTCGGTGGCGGACAACGGCGTTGGCCTCGACCGGGAGCTGGTGCCGCGCATTTTCGAGCTGTTCGTGCAGGCCGCGCGCACGCCGGACCGCGCCCAGGGCGGCCTGGGACTGGGGCTGGCGCTGGTGCGCAGCATGGTCGAACTGCATGGCGGCCGGGTCGCTGCCGCCAGCCCGGGCGAAGGCCAGGGCGCCACGTTTACCGCGTGGCTGCCGCGCCACCAGGCCGCGCCCCAGGATGCGGCCCCGGTCGGCGGCCATCGCTTCGACGCGGCGCAGCCGCTGAAAATCGTGGTGGTGGACGACAACGTCGATGCCGCCTGGACCCTGGCCACCTGCCTGCGCGCCATCGGCCACGACGTGGTCGAGATCAACAGCCCGAAGGCGGCGCTGGCGCTGGCGCCCGAGCACGCGCCGGACGTGTTCCTGCTCGACATCGGCATGCCCGAAATGGACGGCCGCGAACTGGCGCGCCGCCTGCGTGCACAGCCGCACACGGCCAGCGCGCGCCTGATCGCCGTTACCGGCTACGCCAACCCGGAGGAAGCCGATACGCCGTTCGACCGTTACCTGGTCAAGCCGGTCGATTTTCCGGCACTGGCCCGCATGCTCGAACAGCCCGCCTGA
- a CDS encoding sensor domain-containing diguanylate cyclase — protein MRPLLPFFHSFKFKITATVAVMVFVAAIGVGRVSLVIFDVSMRQLLAAQEMAMLTSTAAFIENDLHSKRQALRLLAEERPGHRVGPDQIQALLEAHRSLRDDFYNVTAFDTKGKLIANLLDRRTIGKGNYAGRDYFRDTMASGAGLISAPFRSQLSGKPVVVITEPMLAEDGSIVAILVGAVDLVRPSFSGQMRELDAKTGGYLFIVAADGTIIHHPDRDFILRRQPDDTGAVIAAALASPDGWSDDVLDGGEPALLVHQRLRGVGWTVAVSRPLQRAFAPLTNVRLRVLAAITLITAFAALLGWIITTRLIRPLNRLRDHVVAIDSGTASLAVLETERQDEFGLLSRAFHAISQRRDQFEKDLQQIATTDALTGVHNRRLFDAFFPTALARGQRNGRRVGLAMLDLDKFKPVNDTHGHAVGDAVLVEFARRLTDSVRASDTVARLAGDEFVVVFELVESYNEAGEAGVLGQRIIDAMAPPFQIGALALPMTTSIGIALADIAHAQPAEVMQAADEALYRVKAQGRNGWLVHDLDKALSRPISRPAA, from the coding sequence GTGCGGCCCCTGCTCCCGTTTTTTCACAGTTTCAAGTTCAAGATCACCGCCACCGTCGCCGTCATGGTCTTCGTTGCCGCCATCGGCGTGGGCCGGGTATCGCTGGTGATCTTCGATGTGTCGATGCGCCAGCTGCTGGCGGCGCAGGAAATGGCCATGCTGACCAGCACCGCCGCCTTCATCGAAAACGACCTGCACAGCAAGCGCCAGGCGCTCAGGCTGCTGGCCGAGGAACGGCCCGGCCACCGCGTCGGGCCCGACCAGATCCAGGCGCTGCTCGAGGCGCATCGCTCGCTGCGCGATGATTTTTATAACGTCACCGCCTTCGATACCAAGGGCAAGCTGATCGCCAACCTGCTCGACCGGCGCACCATCGGCAAGGGCAATTACGCCGGGCGCGACTACTTTCGCGACACCATGGCCAGCGGCGCGGGCCTGATCTCGGCGCCGTTTCGCAGCCAGCTGAGCGGCAAACCGGTGGTGGTCATCACCGAGCCGATGCTGGCCGAAGACGGCAGCATCGTCGCCATCCTGGTGGGGGCTGTGGACCTGGTGCGGCCGTCGTTCTCGGGCCAGATGCGCGAGCTCGACGCCAAGACCGGCGGCTACCTGTTCATCGTGGCCGCCGACGGCACCATCATCCATCATCCTGACCGCGACTTCATCCTGCGCCGCCAGCCCGACGATACCGGCGCCGTGATCGCTGCCGCGCTGGCCTCGCCCGACGGCTGGAGCGACGACGTGCTCGATGGCGGCGAACCGGCGCTGCTGGTCCACCAGCGCCTGCGCGGCGTGGGCTGGACGGTGGCGGTCTCGCGGCCGCTGCAGCGCGCTTTTGCGCCGCTGACCAATGTGCGGCTGCGGGTGCTGGCGGCGATCACGCTGATCACCGCGTTTGCCGCGCTGCTTGGCTGGATCATTACCACCCGCTTGATCAGGCCACTGAACCGCCTGCGCGACCACGTGGTGGCCATCGACAGCGGCACCGCCAGCCTGGCGGTGCTGGAGACGGAGCGCCAGGACGAGTTCGGATTGCTGAGCCGGGCCTTCCACGCCATCAGCCAGCGCCGCGACCAGTTCGAAAAGGATTTGCAGCAGATCGCCACCACCGACGCCCTGACCGGCGTGCACAACCGCCGCCTGTTCGACGCCTTCTTCCCGACCGCCCTGGCGCGCGGCCAGCGCAATGGCCGGCGCGTGGGCCTGGCGATGCTGGACCTGGACAAGTTCAAGCCGGTCAACGACACCCATGGCCACGCCGTGGGCGACGCGGTGCTGGTGGAATTCGCACGGCGCCTGACGGACAGCGTGCGCGCCAGTGATACCGTGGCGCGGCTGGCCGGCGACGAATTCGTGGTGGTGTTCGAGCTGGTCGAGTCATACAACGAGGCCGGCGAGGCCGGCGTGCTGGGCCAGCGCATCATCGACGCCATGGCGCCGCCATTCCAGATCGGCGCGCTGGCCTTGCCGATGACGACCAGCATCGGCATCGCGCTGGCCGACATCGCCCATGCGCAGCCGGCCGAGGTGATGCAGGCCGCCGATGAAGCGCTGTACCGGGTCAAGGCGCAAGGCCGCAACGGCTGGCTGGTGCACGACCTGGACAAGGCGCTGAGCCGCCCTATCTCCCGGCCGGCCGCCTGA
- the gudD gene encoding glucarate dehydratase translates to MTASASSASSTPPAATPVVTAIRVVPVAGRDSMLLNLSGAHGPWFTRNIVLVTDSAGHTGVGEVPGGEAIRKTLEDARPLLLGQSIGNYKAILNQARQAFADRDAGGRGLQTFDLRVAIHAVTALESALLDLLGQHLGVPVAALLGDGQQRTEVDVLGYLFYIGDRQATDLAYDSAPDAADDWLRLRHEQSMTPEAVVRLAEAAYQRYGFRDFKLKGGVLRGEDEIVAVTALAERFPDARVTLDPNGAWSLKDAIRLCRDQHDVLAYAEDPCGAENGYSGREVMAEFRRATGLPTATNMIATDWRELGHAVQLQAIDIPLADPHFWTMQGSVRVAQMCHEWGLTWGSHSNNHFDISLAMFTHVAAAAPGNITAIDTHWIWQDGQHLTHNPFQIAGGKIAVPATPGLGVQPDLDAIEAAHQRYLNMGLGSRDDAAAMQFFFPGWKFDNKRPSFVR, encoded by the coding sequence ATGACCGCCTCCGCATCCTCCGCATCTTCCACTCCTCCTGCTGCAACGCCTGTCGTCACGGCCATCCGCGTCGTCCCCGTTGCGGGCCGCGACAGCATGCTGCTCAATCTGAGCGGCGCCCACGGCCCCTGGTTCACCCGCAACATCGTGCTGGTGACCGACAGCGCCGGCCACACCGGCGTGGGCGAAGTGCCGGGCGGCGAAGCGATCCGCAAGACGCTGGAAGACGCGCGCCCGCTGCTGCTGGGCCAGTCGATCGGCAACTACAAGGCGATCCTGAACCAGGCGCGCCAGGCGTTTGCCGACCGCGATGCCGGCGGACGCGGCCTGCAAACATTCGACCTGCGCGTGGCGATCCACGCCGTCACCGCGCTGGAATCGGCGCTGCTCGACCTGCTGGGCCAGCACCTGGGCGTGCCGGTGGCAGCCCTGCTCGGCGACGGCCAGCAGCGCACCGAGGTCGATGTGCTGGGCTATTTGTTCTACATCGGCGACCGCCAGGCCACCGACCTGGCCTACGATAGCGCGCCAGATGCCGCCGATGACTGGCTGCGCTTGCGCCACGAGCAGTCCATGACGCCGGAAGCAGTCGTGCGCCTGGCCGAGGCGGCCTACCAGCGCTATGGCTTCCGCGACTTCAAGCTCAAGGGCGGCGTGCTGCGCGGCGAGGACGAAATCGTCGCCGTCACCGCGCTGGCCGAGCGCTTCCCGGACGCGCGCGTCACGCTCGACCCCAACGGCGCCTGGTCGCTCAAGGATGCGATCCGCCTGTGCCGCGACCAGCACGACGTGCTGGCCTACGCCGAAGACCCGTGCGGCGCCGAAAACGGCTACTCGGGCCGCGAGGTGATGGCCGAGTTCCGCCGCGCCACCGGCCTGCCCACCGCCACCAACATGATCGCCACCGACTGGCGCGAGCTGGGCCACGCGGTGCAATTGCAGGCGATCGACATCCCGCTGGCCGACCCGCATTTCTGGACCATGCAGGGCTCGGTGCGGGTGGCGCAGATGTGCCACGAATGGGGCCTGACCTGGGGTTCGCACTCGAACAACCACTTCGACATTTCGCTGGCGATGTTCACCCACGTGGCCGCCGCCGCGCCGGGCAACATCACCGCCATCGACACTCACTGGATCTGGCAGGACGGCCAGCACCTGACCCACAACCCGTTCCAGATCGCCGGCGGCAAGATCGCCGTGCCGGCCACGCCGGGCCTGGGCGTGCAGCCGGACCTGGACGCCATCGAGGCGGCCCACCAGCGCTACCTGAACATGGGCCTGGGCAGCCGCGACGATGCGGCCGCGATGCAGTTCTTCTTCCCGGGCTGGAAATTCGACAACAAGCGGCCGAGTTTCGTGCGGTAA
- a CDS encoding sialate O-acetylesterase, translating to MTSTSLPLRPLLAAAAALLLCACAGAVVRLPAVLSDHAVLQRAASVPVWGWADPQEAVTVEFGKQSASTRAGADGRWRVALDLRQAASAPAVLHVRGAANAIAVDDVLVGEVWLASGQSNMEKPLGEKSGQKPVPNHEQEIAAANYPDIRLFKVLRKKAGQPLDDVNGVWERCAPSSIGRINFSAAAYFFGRRLHQQLRTPVGLIDATWGGTRIEPWTPSASGTGNSSALFNGMIAGLAPHALRGAIWYQGESNIDHTDLSRYTGQMQALIEGWRRYWGQPDLPFYYAQVAPHFYHIVRRQAVLDPQAAPRLWEAQADAARIPHTGMIVTTDLVDDLYDIHPRDKQTVGLRLANVALNQTYGRHDIAAFGPAFRALTIDGKQALLSFDHADGLAARDGKPLTWFDIAGADGRYFAGEATVRDGKVVVTSPHVPAPVAVRFGWDEAAQPNLINGAGLPAVPFRSTREFLPQ from the coding sequence ATGACTTCGACTTCGCTTCCACTTCGCCCTCTGCTTGCTGCCGCTGCCGCCCTGCTGCTATGCGCGTGTGCCGGCGCCGTGGTGCGGCTGCCGGCCGTGCTGTCGGACCACGCGGTACTGCAGCGCGCAGCCAGCGTGCCGGTGTGGGGCTGGGCCGATCCGCAGGAAGCGGTCACGGTCGAATTCGGCAAGCAAAGCGCCAGCACCCGTGCCGGCGCCGATGGCCGCTGGCGCGTGGCGCTCGACCTGCGCCAGGCGGCCAGCGCGCCCGCCGTGCTGCATGTACGCGGCGCCGCCAATGCGATTGCCGTCGATGACGTGCTGGTGGGCGAGGTATGGCTGGCATCGGGCCAGTCGAACATGGAAAAGCCGCTGGGCGAAAAATCGGGCCAGAAGCCGGTACCGAACCACGAACAGGAAATCGCCGCTGCCAACTACCCGGACATCCGGCTGTTCAAGGTGCTGCGCAAGAAAGCGGGCCAGCCGCTCGATGACGTGAATGGCGTGTGGGAGCGCTGCGCTCCTTCCAGCATCGGCCGCATCAATTTTTCCGCTGCTGCATACTTCTTCGGGCGGCGCCTGCACCAGCAACTGCGCACGCCGGTCGGCCTGATCGACGCCACCTGGGGCGGCACCCGCATCGAACCGTGGACGCCGTCCGCATCCGGTACCGGCAACTCGTCGGCGCTGTTCAACGGCATGATCGCCGGCCTGGCGCCGCATGCGCTGCGCGGCGCCATCTGGTACCAGGGCGAATCGAACATCGACCACACCGACCTGTCGCGCTACACCGGCCAGATGCAGGCGCTGATCGAAGGCTGGCGCCGGTATTGGGGCCAGCCCGACCTGCCGTTCTATTACGCCCAGGTGGCGCCACACTTCTATCACATCGTGCGGCGCCAGGCCGTGCTCGACCCGCAGGCGGCGCCACGCCTGTGGGAAGCGCAAGCCGATGCCGCCCGCATTCCCCACACCGGCATGATCGTCACCACCGACCTGGTGGACGACCTGTACGACATCCACCCGCGCGACAAGCAGACCGTGGGCCTGCGCCTGGCCAACGTGGCGCTCAACCAGACCTACGGCCGGCACGACATTGCCGCCTTCGGCCCGGCATTCCGCGCGCTGACCATCGACGGCAAGCAGGCTCTATTGAGCTTCGACCATGCCGACGGCCTGGCCGCGCGCGACGGCAAGCCGTTGACCTGGTTCGACATCGCCGGCGCCGACGGCCGCTACTTCGCCGGCGAGGCCACCGTCCGCGACGGCAAGGTCGTCGTCACCAGTCCGCACGTGCCGGCACCCGTGGCAGTGCGCTTCGGCTGGGACGAAGCGGCGCAACCGAACCTGATCAACGGCGCCGGCCTGCCGGCCGTGCCCTTCCGCTCCACCCGAGAATTTTTACCACAGTGA